ACCAAAAACAAATTGCCTCCTCATCCGACCAAGCTTGTAGTTCAACTATCAAAATCATTTTATTGGATACCGCTACCGAATGTGAGGTACCTTGGTGCAATTCAGGGGAACATTGTGATGGCTTTCAATGTTACTGATTTAGTCAAGACCGAAGCAGTTCAAATCCAACGTTCATTGCTTTTCCTTCGAGACTCTGCCCCTGAAACCCCATCCGAtttgctttgcttgcttgatcGGCACGCCGAGATCGTCCGCCCAAGCCCATACAAGGCCAGGGTTCTTCAAGAATCCACGTCCGGCGGCGATGAGATCTAATGGCACGTCATCTGCTTTTATGGGAAACCATAATTGTGGTATAACTGCTATGTATGAACTTCTGTGTAGAAAGACTATTGAAATCTCTAGTTAGGTCTGTTTATATAGATCATCCTCGGACGACGCAAACCCCTAAAGCGTCTTGGTAGGGAATACGCATCACGTAAAACTTGATTTATAAGCTACATCCAGTGGGTCGATCTGAAGTAGATTTGAAAGCACTGATGGTATGCACAAGGGGGAATTATGCGGTGGTGGACTTGGGGATCGGTGAGGAAGAGAATCCTTCAATAGGGCCGATTTGTTAGTCATGGGGGCCAGGTTGTCTCCAGGCGATTATGAAGACTGTTGCTAGGCCTAACGCTACATGATTCATGTAAACCATGAAGAAACATGTGGCAAGATTCACACTCTACATGTGCGTTTCTTTATTTCTCGCTCTTCACCTAGAGGATCCAGGCCGATGAGAGTCGTAACTACGGCGCACCCCTTGAGGGTGAGACATACCGTCTGGACGTATGGTGAGACAACCAATGGCATGGTGACCAACTGCCCTGATCTTCTTGGTGTACGAAAGCACGGTAAGCACTTTAAATACGAAAGTGAATCTTTCGTATTGGGATTGAGGATTAAGGTCAATCATGACAAAATCTAGACTGCTGGCAGCCTACTAATCCATCAGGCGCAGTTTATACCCGTAAATCGCTGACAGGGACCAAATGGTGTGGCTAATGACTTGGGAAACATTTTTTGAGCCCTACCTCTGTACGATATCTAGATCATTATGATTCAGTGTCAAGTGCGTGATGTCATTGGTGCTACTGGGTCTAATTATCTCAACGCCATTCTAAGACAATGTTTCATAAGCTTATGGTGCCTAGAACAATGGCAAGGCGGCCGGTGTGGTTGAAACTGTTAGATGCCATGCACGAGTCCATTGCTTGTAAGAGTCTGGAATCAAGCCAGCAAGAGGGGAGTACAGACCCCGTAGCCTTTAATTTCAGTTCAGCTTCTCTGCGTAGTGGCTTCCGTTACAAGCCGGCGGTCAATATGATATCTGCTTCAATGGCAAGCTTCGGGGCGAGGTCATCGGACTTGGGCACCCATCCAAGTTCCTCGGCCAAATCTAACTTGGTCCTTGCACTATTAGGAATTTGCATTAGTATGTTTACTTGCTTTACTTAGACTTTGTTATAGAGATTACTCTTAACTTAATGTTGTGAGTGGAATTATTAATCTGCCTCCATTTTAATCAGGTGGACGCGGAATATATATTCCTCGCCCATTAGTAATTGCATCCATCATGTGGGCACCCGCTACATCCGCATCCTATATTGCCATGTTATCAACACCTCTCGTTCTACTGAGCAGCAACGCTTGTCTCAAAAACCATTCCTTTCATTTATCCGAGTGAACACACAAGTCACGCGAACTACAgtctcaccatcatcatgacaTCCGTCAAagtcgccatcgtcggcgcCACTGGAGAAACGGGAGCTTCAATCGTGGACGGGCTACTTGGGTCGCCGGCAACCAAATTTGTGCGCAAATACCCCTAATAACTCATATTTACACAAGATCGGACGGCTTGCTAAATACAAGTCGCACAGGAAGCGACTGCCCTAGCTCGGCCTGAGTCTCTTGAGAAGCCAGCTGATacggagctcaagaagcgtGGAGTCAAGGTGGTCCCGGCCGACCTGAAGGGTCCTCAAGATACACTCGTTAGCCTTCTTTCTGGTATCGATGTGTTGATCTCGGCGATATTTTTTGGTAGTCTCGCGGATGAGATCCCTCTTGCCGATGCTGCGAAACGTGCGGGTGTCAAGCGGTTTGTTCAGTCTGCTTTCATGGTCGTCATTCCTCCAAGGGGAGTTGTTGATTTTCGCGAGAAGGTAAGTATGAATTATAAACGGGAATTCTCAGTGGTACTCTGTTTGCTAACACGGCTTACAGAAGGAAGACATTCTCAACTACATTCAGAAGCTTCGTCTCCCGTACACGTATATCGATGCCGGCTGGTGGTACCAGCTTACCTTGCCTCGACTCCCATCTGGTCGCCTGGACTACGCTCTACCCGTGTACAGTTCAGAGCCGCGGCTCGGCGTGGATGGGAATGTTCCGAGTGCACTTGCCGATATCAGGGACGTCGGCAGATACGTTGCCCGGGTCATCGCAGATCCACGCACGTTGAACAAGAGGGTTCATGTCTACAATGAAGTCCTTACCAGAAATCAGGTTTATGATCTAGTGGAGAGGCTGAGTGGCGAAAAGCTGGAGCGTAAATACGTTTGTCTCCCCATTCCTCCTCGTGATTGCCCGCTCTTCCTAGTCAGAAATGACAGGAAAGAAAATTGTTTCAAGGCTAACACGCCAGCTCCTAGATCACCGAGGAAGAGATTACATCTCGCATCCACGAAGCTCGATCTGATCTTGAAGCTAATCCGGCGAGCCTGGACGCTTTCAGCCATCTCTCTACCAACCAGCTTCTACTTTCTTGGGCCATCCGTGGAGACAACACACCCGAATATGCCAAATACTTGGGGTACCTTGACGGCAAGGAATTGTACCCGGATTTTGAATTTACCAGGTTTGAGGATTACGTCAAGGCAGCACTTGAGGGGACGGCCAAAGTGGTTTACCAAGGGGGGGAGTAAAGAGAAGTTAGGAGATACCATATCCACTTACAAATAGAGTGACTTGTGTGTCTGTGCGTGAGGCCGGATCATTCTGTGTTATCAACTGCTGATTTAGTGTGGAAGAATGAGTTCATGATTGCTGTTCTACATCTAGCAAGAAGACTACAGTGATGGAAAGGCCAACTCATGAATGGGACTGGTTAAAACATAACATAACATCATACACAAAATAGCGACAAAAACTTCTCGGTGCATTCTCCCACTAAACAACCCAAGCCAGGAAGCAAGCCAGTACAGATGCTATAGAAAATCGCGAACTCCTTCAAGTAATCATGCCCCTCTGCGCCCAGCAGCCCAATACTCCAGCAGGCTGCAAGTCCAGAGAAAGACTGGGAATGATCGATGGACTTCTTCGTCGGCAACACTGGCCTCGACATGGTGGGTCACCACCCTCACCATGCGAACAGCAATCCACCCTCCAAGGCCAGTCCCATGAAGCATTTTAGAATCAAGGCCATATGGCTAAACGTCAGTAGATGCCGCCCAAGAAGTCTCAGTTGGGGGACGCCCCAGAGCCAAACTCCAAACCTAAGCGCCAGACGCCGCGTGATCCAGATCACTACCTGAAGCACTTCTCTGCCAATGATGGCCAGAATCGTTCGCTCACTCGGGCGTGCAAGCTGGCTGTAGAGAAGTCGGATTTCGACCTTGCTCCTCCTATTGCGCAATTAACTGGTGCTCTCCTGGGTGTCCCCGACAAGGATGAGCAGCACCTACCTGATGTCAGGCATAGGTGTGCGGAAGCTCCCCCTGGCCAAGaacctcttttcttttgtgTTGGTGGATACTCGCCTTCAGTGTGGGAATTCTAGTCacattaagaaataatagccttatcaGAAACCAGAGCAAAAGACACTGGGATTGGATCTATCAGTGCGAGCTTGGCTTGGCAGATAATAATCCTTGCCTACTACCACTGCCGCGAACGGAGCTCCAAGGTCAGAAGCATCGTCATAAAGGCGCGGCTAGAAATCAACAGGCCGCCATGAGCCAGGAATTGCTGGGTTGTGCGTGTCCGATATGAGTGAGTACCCACAACGCGACAGACGCGCCGCCCAAGAAGATGCCGATCGACGGTGACATTGGGAAGATGGTTGTAGTGGTCTCCTTGTTGAGCCATCCTGCTCTCAGCATTTAAGCGGCGTAACTTGGCGGTCGCAGTTTCGGGCCTGGTAGAGCTAATACCAGTCAGCACATTCAGCCTTCAGTTGGTGACCGCCGCCCAAGATACCCATGATTTTGGTAGGTAGATGCccaggagaagatggaatAAAGTGCAGCCAACCGGGCAAATGGGAGTGTGCAAGAGAATTATTGTTCGCCTTGATTGGTGAAGGCGGTGATGCTCAGCCACTCAGCAGCGCCCACGCGGATAGGCAGAAGTGCAAATCTCACCTGCATAGACGGAAATACAAGTACATAAGTAGGAGTACGTGTCCCGTCTCAACTAGAGGGGGAAATGCCTGACTATACGCGACCATGCCTGCTACACGAACTTACTatcttggcgatgaagagTTTGATGGCTGGGCAGGCCCAGTCCGAGTCACCTACAACAGCTACATGAGACAGAATCTCGAAGGGGGCGCGAATCCTGTGCTAAAGCGAGCACTCGAAGACATTTCTGTTCAAGCGGCTCTTGAGCGTGCTTTTTCTACTGTGCATATTCGGTAAGACAGACCTTTCTCAGGCGGCTTCCTCTGACACGCACAGCTCGAGCGTTCACGTCACGACGATAGATGAGTTTGGTCAGAGATTTAACGACGACCCTCATATCACCATCGAGTGCAGCGGAATCACTGGGCACGTGTACTGCAC
The window above is part of the Fusarium falciforme chromosome 3, complete sequence genome. Proteins encoded here:
- a CDS encoding NmrA domain-containing protein; its protein translation is MTSVKVAIVGATGETGASIVDGLLGSPATKFEATALARPESLEKPADTELKKRGVKVVPADLKGPQDTLVSLLSGIDVLISAIFFGSLADEIPLADAAKRAGVKRFVQSAFMVVIPPRGVVDFREKKEDILNYIQKLRLPYTYIDAGWWYQLTLPRLPSGRLDYALPVYSSEPRLGVDGNVPSALADIRDVGRYVARVIADPRTLNKRVHVYNEVLTRNQVYDLVERLSGEKLERKYITEEEITSRIHEARSDLEANPASLDAFSHLSTNQLLLSWAIRGDNTPEYAKYLGYLDGKELYPDFEFTRFEDYVKAALEGTAKVVYQGGE